In Acinetobacter sp. WCHAc010034, a genomic segment contains:
- a CDS encoding IS110 family transposase → MFYLGIDIAKAKIDCCLILEDSAGKKKTKTFPNMPKGFEQLQAWLNHHAAGPAQAIALMEATSVYHERLAGHLFDAGCQVCVANPARARYFAQSMSKLNKTDKADSEVLARLAMTADLHFWQPLPGHIQLLNALLDRRAVLGEDLQREENRLEKAESTFTIEPVLQSIHKNIKQLSRHIQDLDRQIDDHIDQHPDLKNDKALLSSIPAIADRTSLLMLSFLRSHAFERASQAAAFAGLVPIQRQSGSSIHGRSRLSKAGPSKIRAGLYMAAIVATRHNPHIKGMNERLLANGKTKMMAVGAAMRKLIHLCYGVLKHQRPYQENYCANSQ, encoded by the coding sequence ATCTCGGTATTGATATTGCAAAAGCTAAAATTGACTGCTGTCTGATTTTAGAAGATTCTGCAGGCAAAAAGAAAACCAAAACCTTTCCGAATATGCCCAAAGGCTTTGAACAGCTTCAGGCCTGGCTGAATCATCATGCTGCAGGCCCTGCGCAGGCCATTGCCTTAATGGAAGCCACTTCTGTCTATCATGAACGCTTGGCTGGACATTTATTTGATGCAGGCTGTCAAGTCTGTGTCGCGAATCCCGCCAGAGCCCGGTATTTTGCTCAGAGCATGTCTAAACTGAATAAGACAGACAAGGCTGACAGTGAAGTTCTGGCCCGGCTTGCGATGACTGCGGATCTGCATTTTTGGCAGCCTCTGCCTGGACATATTCAACTGCTGAATGCTTTGCTGGATCGAAGGGCTGTGCTTGGTGAAGATCTGCAGCGTGAAGAAAACCGTTTGGAAAAAGCGGAGTCTACCTTCACGATAGAACCGGTACTTCAGTCGATCCATAAGAATATTAAGCAGTTAAGCAGGCATATTCAGGATCTCGACCGGCAGATTGATGACCACATTGATCAGCATCCTGATTTAAAAAATGACAAGGCGCTGCTCAGCAGCATTCCGGCCATTGCAGACCGGACCAGTTTATTAATGCTCAGCTTCTTGCGCAGCCATGCTTTTGAAAGGGCGAGCCAGGCGGCGGCCTTTGCCGGCCTGGTGCCCATTCAAAGGCAGTCGGGCAGCTCCATTCACGGCAGGAGCCGCCTATCCAAAGCCGGCCCGTCGAAAATACGGGCCGGCTTATATATGGCGGCGATTGTCGCAACCCGGCATAATCCCCACATAAAGGGGATGAATGAAAGGCTGCTGGCCAATGGCAAAACCAAGATGATGGCGGTTGGCGCTGCAATGAGGAAGCTGATTCATCTTTGTTATGGCGTACTCAAGCACCAGCGGCCTTATCAGGAGAATTATTGCGCCAATTCTCAATAA